The window CGCCGATCATCGCCGAGAAGCCGCCGGCGAACGGCGCATCCCCAATGGTCCAGTTCTGCCAGCCGGCATGCTCGCCGCCTTTCAGAATGCCGACAATCATCAGCACGCCGACGGCGATGAAAATAATCACGGTGCTGACCTTGATCAGCGCGAACCAGTATTCCGCCTCGCCGAACCCTTTCACCGAAATGTAGTTCAGCAGGAACATCAGGCCGAGGAACAGCGCGCTCCAAACCCAGCCGGGAGTGTCCGGGAACCAGTAGCTCATCACCAATTGCGAAGCCACCAGGTCAACAGCGATGGTCACCGCCCAGTTGTACCAGTAGTTCCAGCCCAGTGCGAAGCCGAAGCCTTCTTCCACGTATTTGGCGCCGTAGGTGGAGAATGAACCGGAGACCGGCATAAAGGCCGCCAGTTCGCCCAGACTGGTCATCAGGAAGTACACCATCAAACCGATCAGAGCGTAAGACAGCAGCGCCCCGCCGGGGCCGGCCTGAGAAACCGTGGCGCCCGAGGCGACAAACAGGCCGGTGCCGATGGAGCCGCCGATGGCGATCATGGTCAAATGCCGGGCTTTCAGCTCGCGGCGCAATCCGGGAGCTTGCTGCCCCGATGTTTTTATATCCTGCTGAGCCATTCGTTCCCTATCTATCTGCTCTTCGAAAAATGAGGGCGGATTGTAACAAATACCCGCCGGTGAACTAGCAACATTGCACCGATATAAGATAGCTTCATAATTCAGAGGCAATTATTAGCCGCGGCCCTTATGGCCTTACTTACTCTCATTAATGTGAGCGCGCGCAGGTTTTTATGCTTTCTTTTGCCTGCGCGGCGATAGAAGACGTGACGCGCTGTCGATTACAGCGCGCAATAGCTGAGAAAACGCTGCAAGGCGTTGGAAATGTGCTTTTGCCGATGGCGGATCAGGTACAGGGTGCGCCGCAGCGGCGGCAGCGGCACCGGCAGTTCCACCAGCGCGCCGCTGGCCAACTGCTCCGCCACCACGCGCCGCGACAGGCAACTGATGCCGATACCGTGCCGCACCGCATGCTTGATCGCCTCCGAGTTGCCGAGCTCCATCACCAGCTGGAAGTGCGGCAGGTGCGCCAGCAGCAGGTGATCCAGCACCTCGCGGGTGCCCGAACCGCGCTCGCGCAGGATCCAAGGCGCATTCGCCAGCGCCTCCAGCGTCGGCGGCTGGCGGGTCAAGGGATTGTCCGGCGCGGCGAACACCACCAGCTCATCCTCCAGCCACGGCTGCGTCACCAGCTCCGGCATATGGCAAGGCCCTTCGATCAGCCCCAGATCGACGCGGAAATCCGCCACCGCCACGATCACGTCCTGGCTGTTGCCAACGTTCAGCTCCAGCGGCGTGGCCGGAAAGTCCCGGCGGTAACGGGCGATCATCTCCGGCAGCATGTAGTTGCCGATGGTGCTGCTGGCGGCGATGCGCAGCGCCCCCCCGTCATGGCGAAACAGCTGCTCGATCTCCCCCGCCTGCTCCAGCAGCGCCAGCGCCTTGGGATACAGCAACCGGCCGTGTTCGTTGATCACCAGCCGTTTGCCGACGCGATCGAACAGCTGCACGCCCAGTTGCCCCTCCAGATCCGCCAGCGCCGCGCTGACCGCCGACTGCGACAGCGCCAGCACCACCGAGGCCTGAGTGGTCGAACCGCTTTTCAGCACTTCGGTGAAGACTTCCAGTTGACGCAACGTGATATGCATAGTCGTCCCGGTATTGAAAAAGGGTTCTGCCAGAGAACCGCAAAATTAATGTCAACATGATGTGGGGAGCCCGGCCAGGCTACCCCGTTTGCGGCCAGTTCGACGCGCTACTTGCCCAAGGCGACCAGCTGCGCCGCCGCGGCCAGCGCCGCCTCGCGCGGCGTGCCGGCTTCGTCCCGCTGTATCAATTGCAGCATCGCCACGAGATGGTCGCGGTCGATCGCCTTGTTTTCTTCAATCAACCGCCGCACCGCGCGCCCCACTTCCTGATCTACCTGCTCTCTGCGTTGATCGTCGGTATCCATCGCCTGCTCCTGTTCAGTTGGAAAGTTGACGGCGGCTTGCCGCTCCACCTCACCCTAGCCGCAATGCGACTTTATGCCAATGCCTGACGCAATACCACTTATTCAGATAGGTTATAAATATATAATCAATTTCTCTTTTATTCAGCCCAAACGTACTCTTAGCAGCAAGAAACAGACTGAAGGACTGACTTTTATGGCGACTGATACCACTCACACTTACCCCGAGCGACGCTTTCCGCTGTTCGGCCTGCCGCGGCTGGTGCCGGGGCTGGCGCTGACCGGCGCGCTCACCGCGCTGGCCGTCTGGGCCGGCGATATTCCCTGGGTGGCGGAGCTGGGGCTGGGGGCGCTGACGCTGGCGATCCTGCTCGGCATTCTGGTGGGCAACACGCTGTACCCCCGCTGGCAAACCGTTTGTCACGGCGGCGTGCAGCTGGCCAAACAGCGCCTGCTGCGTTTGGGGATTATTCTTTACGGCTTCCGGCTGACCTTTCAGCAGATCGCTGACGTGGGCGCCAGCGGCATTATCATCGACGCGCTGACCCTGATCACCACCTTCCTGCTGGCCTGTTGGCTCGGCAAGAAAGTGTTCGGCATCGACAGCCAGACCGCGATACTGATCGGCGCCGGCAGCAGCATTTGCGGCGCGGCGGCGGTGATGGCCACCGAGCCGGTGCTGAAGGCCGACTCCAGCAAAGTGGCGGTAGCGGTCTCGACCGTGGTGGTGTTCGGCACCCTGGCTATCTTCGTTTACCCGTGGCTGTATCAGTTGAATGAACACTTCCAGTGGCTGCCGTTCAGCCAGGAAACCTTCGGCATCTACGCCGGCTCCACCATTCACGAAGTGGCTCAGGTGGTCGCCGCCGGGCACGCCATCGGGCCGGACGCCGAAAATGCGGCGGTGATCGCCAAGATGATCCGCGTGATGATGCTGGCGCCGTTCCTGCTGCTGCTGTCGGGCTACATCAGCCGCGGCAGCGCAGGCAAGGCGGAAAAATCCGCCATCACCATTCCGTGGTTCGCCGTGCTGTTTATCGCCGTCGCCGGGCTGAACTCCTTCAACCTGCTGCCGGCCACGCTGGTGCGCCATCTGATCACCGCCGACACCTGGATGCTGGCGATGGCGATGGCGGCGCTGGGGTTGACCACCCACATCAGCGCCGTGCGCCAGGCCGGGGTGAAACCGATTCTGTTGGCGACGCTGCTGTTCGTCTGGCTGCTGGTCGGCGGCGGCGCGATAAACCAACTGGTGCAACACCTGCTGTAATCGCCCTCGGCGGCCCGCTTCGGCGGGCCGCCGCTTTTCGCCATTCAATCCGCCCGCCATCAATGCCATAATGTCACCGATAACACAGGAGAATGAAGATGAAGTTTGTCGGTGCACATGTCAGCGCGTCAGGCGGCGTGGATCAGGCGGTTATCCGCGCGCACGAATTGGAGGCGACCGCGTTCGCCCTGTTCACCAAAAATCAGCGTCAATGGAAGGCCGCGCCGCTGGCCGCCGACGTTATCGATAAGTTCAAGAGCGCCTGCGCCCAGTACGGCTTCGGGCCGGGGCAGATCCTGCCGCACGACAGCTACCTGATCAACCTGGGCCACCCGGTGACCGAGGCGTTGGAAAAATCACGCGAGGCGTTTATCGACGAACTGCAGCGCTGCGAACAACTGGGGCTGACGCTGCTGAACTTCCACCCCGGCAGCCACCTGCTGCAAATCGATGAAGACAAATGCCTGGCGCGCATCGCCGAATCGATCAATATCGCGCTGGACAAAACCGCCGGCGTGACGGCGGTGATCGAGAACACCGCTGGCCAGGGCAGCAACCTGGGCTTCAAATTCGAACACCTGGCGGCGATCATCGACGGCGTGGAAGACAAAAGCCGCGTCGGCGTCTGCATCGACACCTGCCACGCCTTCGCCGCCGGGTACGATCTGCGTACCGAAGAAGAGTGCGAGCGCACTTTTAAGCAGCTTGGCGACATCGTCGGCTTCAATTACCTGCGCGGCATGCACCTGAACGATGCCAAGAGCGAGTTCAACAGCCGCGTCGACCGCCACCACAGCCTGGGGGAAGGCAACATCGGCAAAACGGTGTTCAGCTACATCATGCGCGATCCGCGTTTCGACAATATCCCGCTGATTCTGGAAACGGTAAACCCGGACATCTGGGCGGAAGAGATCGCCTGGCTGAAGGCGCAGCAGTAACGCGGCGCCCAAACGACAAAACCGGAGCCTGGGCTCCGGTTTTTTTATGGCTGGATCGCCGTTACGCCACGCTGGCCGCCGGTACTTCAGCACGTTTCAGCAGGGCATAAGCCACCCCGGCCAACAGCGTGCCGGCGGCGATCGCCACCAGGTACAGCAGCACCGGCGAAATCGCGCCCGGAATCAGCAGCACGAACAGCCCGCCGTGCGGCGCCATCAGTTTGGCGCCGAACGCCATCGACAGCGCGCCGGTCAGCGCCCCGCCGGCGATGCAGCACGGCAGCACGCGCATCGGATCGCGGGCGGCGAACGGAATCGCCCCTTCGGTGATGAAGCACAGCCCCAGCACCAACGCCGCCTTGCCGCCTTCCTGTTCGGATTTCGGGAACTTGCGGCGCGCCAGCAGCGTCGCCAGACCCATCGCCAGCGGTGGCACCATGCCCGCCGCCATGATTGCCGCCATCGGCGCATACACCGAGGAACTGAGCAGCGCCACGCCGAATGCATAGGCCGCTTTATTCACCGGGCCGCCCATATCGGTGCACATCATGCCGCCGAGGATTGCCCCCAGCAGTACGGCGTTGGCGGTGCCCAGCGATTGCAGCCAATGGGTCAGGCCTTCCATGATTTTCGCCACCGGCGTGCCGACCACGTAAATCATGATGAGACCGGTGATCAGGCTGGCCACCAGCGGAATGATCAAGATGGGCTTCAGCGCTTCCATACTCTGCGGCAGACGCAGCTTGCTGCTGATCGCCTTGGCGACGTAACCCGCCAGGAAACCGGCGATGATGCCGCCGAGGAACCCGGCGCCGGTGCTCACCGCCAGCATGCCGCCGATCAGGCCCGGCGTCAGGCCCGGACGATCCGCGATGGAAAAGGCGATGAAACCGGCCAACACCGGCACCATCAGCGCGAAGGCGGAGCCGCCGCCGATCTGCATCAGCGCCGCCGCCAACGTGCCTTTGACTTCAAACGCCTTGATGCCGAACACGAAAGACAGCGCGATACACAGGCCGCCGGCCACCACCATCGGCAGCATGTAGGACACGCCGGTCAGCAGGTGACGATACGGGCCGTTGCCCTCTTTCTTCTTCGCCGCCGGCGCCGCGCCGCCGCGCTGCTGCGGCTGGAACACTTCAGCTTCGGCCAGCGCCTTGTCCAGTTCCTGCGCGGTTTTCTTCAGCGCCAGGCCGGTGGAAGTACGATACATCGGTTTACCGGCAAACTTGTCCAGATCCACCTCGATGTCCGCCGCGACGATCACCAGATCCGCCGCCGCCACTTCTTCCGGGGTGATGGCGTTACCGGCGCCCACGGAGCCGCGCGTTTCCACTTTCACCCACCAGCCGCGTTTCTTCGCTTCACTTTCAATGGCTTCGGCCGCCATAAAGGTGTGCGCCACGCCGGTTGGGCAAGCGGTGATCGCCACGATGCGTTTTTGCCCATCGGCTTTCACCGGCGCCGCCGCCTGCGGCGCCTGATAGGTTTCAGCTTCGGCCCTGGCGCGCGCCAGAAAAGCGTCCGGTTCACGCACCGCCTGTTCTACATCGCCCACATACACCAATTTGCCGTTCAGCCCGGCGTCAGCAGGGGCAGCCTGCCCCGCCACCGCCACCAGTTCGGCGTCCTGCAGCGACTCGACCAGCGTCAGGCCGGTTTTGGCCGCGGCGGCCTCCAGCATGCGTTTCGCCAGGTGGCCACGGGCCTGCCCCAGCGAACTGTCTACCATCAGCAGCGTTTTCATTCTGCCTCCTGCTATTGATTGAAAGGTTTCAGATCGACGCGCGCCATCATCGCGGCCAACTGGGGACGATCGGTCACGCCGACGTTGCTCTGGCTGACCGCCAGCGCCGCTACCGCCGTGGCCAGACGCAGAGTGTGTTCGCTGGATTCGCGCATCAGCAGGCCGTAAATCAGACCGCCTACCATCGAATCGCCGGCGCCCACGGTACTGACCACCTCACAGGACGGCGGTTTGGCGATCCAGGCGCCGGATGCGTTAACCCACAGCGCGCCTTCCGCGCCAAGGGAGATAACCACGTGGGCGATGCCCTGCTCGCGCAGCGCATGCGCGGCCTCGACCACGTCCGCCAGCGTCGGCAGCGGGCGACCGGCCCAGATTTCCAGCTCGCGGCGGTTCGGTTTGACCAGCCACGGCGAGGCCTTCAGCCCGGCGACCAGCGCTTCGCGGCTGCTGTCGAAAATGATGCACGGGCACTTGGCGCGCAGCTGGGTCATCCAGTCGGTAAAGGCGTCGGGATCGACGCCGGCCGGCAGGCTGCCGCTCACCGCCACCATGTCAAATTGGCCCAGCCAGCTCAGCGAGTCGCTGACGAAGCGATCCCAGTCCTGCGGCGTCACTTCGAAGCCGGAGAAGTTGAAATCGGTCACTTCGCCGTCTTTTTCCGTCAGCTTGACGTTGATGCGGGTGCGCCCCGGCACCACCTGAAAGCGGTTGGCGATCCCCAGATCGCTGAACAGCAGCTGGAAACCGTCCTGATTGTCTTTGCCCAGGAAGCCGCCGACGGTGACGTCGATGCCCAAATCCTTCAACACCTTGGCGACGTTGATGCCCTTACCGGCGGCGTGCAGGCCGGCGGTTTTTACCCGGTTGACTTCCCCGCGCTCGATCTGCGGGCAGAAACCCACCAGATCGTACGCCGGGTTCAGGGTGATCGTTGCTACTCTTCTGCTCATGCTGCGCCCTCGCCCAGTCCTTCATTAATCGCTTCGCCTATCGCCTTCAGCGCGGCTTCAGCATCTTCTCCATTGGCGGTAAAGCGCAGGTGATGCCCTTTCTTCACGCCCAGCGCCACCACCTTCATCAGGCTGCGCCCGTTGGCCGGCTTGCCGCTGCCGTCCAGGTTGGTGACGGTGATGTCACTGTTGAAACTTTTGATCACGTTGACCAGCGCCGTGCCCGGCCGCGCGTGCAGACCATGCTCGTTGCGGATCACGAATTCGGCGCTCAGCACGCTGCTTTCCTCAGCCACTTCACTGGTCAGCAGCGCCAGCACCCCGGCGGCATCCGCCTTCAGCAAACGTTCAGCTTTACTGGCCAGCAGCAGATCGCTGAGGTAGTTGAGCACCGCCAGCGGCTGCGCGTCGGCGACCGACACCGTCAGCAGCAGCGCCACCGGCTCGCCGTCTTCCACGAAAGCCTGCGCCGGGCGGCTGACGGTGGCCGCGCTGGCCAGGTTGCCTTCGACGCTGTCGCTCAGCCAGATGCCCTGCCCCAGGTTCAGCGGCTTGCGGGTAATGACATCACTGACGAACTGCGCGTTGACCGCGCCGGCCTTTTGCAGCCGGCCGGCGTTCAGCGCCTGCAGCGTCATCAGGCTGTCGGCGGCGACGTCGAGCGCAATCAGCGAGACGTCGAACTGGAATTCGGCGCTCTGCTGTTCGCCCATCAGCAGGCTGCGCAGTTCCTCCGCAGAGGTGGTTTGCGCCAGCCGCTCCGCCACGCTGTCATCGCTCAGGACGTGAGTGAGCTGGCGCAGCAGCGCCAAATGCTCGTCGGAGCGGGCGGCGATGCCGATCGCCACATAGGCGGTCTGGCCTTCGCCCCACGCAATGCCCTGCGGGAACTGGAACACCTGCACGCCGGTTTTCAACACCAGATCGCGAGTATCGGTGGTGCCGTGCGGAATGGCGATGCCGTTACCCAGATAGGTGGACGTCTGCAGTTCGCGCTGCAGCATGCCGTCCACGTAGCCGGCGCTGACGCAGCCGGCGTCGGTCAGGGCGGCGGCCACCAGGCGGATGGCCTCTTGCTTACCGTCGGCAACAGCGCCCAGATGAATGTCTTGCGGTGACAACTGGAACATGATTCTCCTCTCCTGCTGAATTGAATCGTTTCAGCTTCATTGAGAAAAAGGAGCGTTATCCGTTCGCCACAAGCGGCCGGACAACGCTGAAACGTTTCAAGGAGTGTGTGAGCTGCACAAGACGAAAGCAAGCTTTCTCCCTTTCGCCATTGCAGATTTTTGAGCTTACGCACACTTTCATCGGCTCATTGGTCAGCGCCGGAGCAAAATGACATACTGTGCTGAAACTTTGCTGACGGAGAAAAGCATGAACGTAGTGACGGGCGTCGGGGTGATCATCGTCAACCCACAAGGTGAGATTTTGTTGGGTAAACGCTGCGGCTCCCACGCGCCCTTTTGGTCGATCCCCGGCGGGCATCTGGATGCCGGTGAAACCTTCGAGCAGTGCGCCCAGCGCGAAATCGCCGAAGAAACCGGGTTGCTTATCGATCCGCCGCGCTTCGTTGGCGTCAGCAACAATCTGCAAACCTGGCGCGCCGAAGGCAAACACACCGTGTCTATCTGCCTGCAGGTGGATCACCCCGGCGGCAACGCCGAGCTGAAAGAGCCCGAGAAATGCGCCGAATGGCGCTGGTGCGCGCCGGACGCCCTGCCGGAACCGCATTTCGAAGCCAGCCGCACGGCGATCCGCCTGTGGTTGAGCGGCCAGGCCTATCTGCCCACGGCCTGACCCATCGCGAGCGCGTGCTGCGCTCGCTTTCCCTGCTGCATCGCCCCACCGCTATATAATTTAGAACATAACGCTATTTTTTGCGATATACGCCATTTTTTTGACTACGGATAACCCTATGGGGTTAACCCTCTTCTATCATTACCCCTGCAATCGACGTGGCATTCTGACCTCCGGTCGGTGGCCTTTTGGCAAGATTTTATTTTAAATTCATAATTATAAGCGGGTTTACCATGAGCAAAAAACTGACTGGCTTTGAAAAAAAGCGCCGGTGGGGATGGCTATGGCTTTTGCTGCTGGGGATTATCCTCGGCGCGGCGCTGTTGGCCGGGACTGCCACCGTCTTCCATAAAACCAGCGATACCGCCTTCTGCGTTTCCTGCCACACCATGCAACAGCCGCTGGCCGAATATCAGGGCAGCGTCCACTTCCAAAACACCAAGGGCATCCGCGCCGAGTGCGCCGACTGCCACGTGCCCCATCAGCCGATCGACTACCTGTGGACCAAGATCCGCGCGGTGAAAGACATTTACGGCGAGATGGTCGGCACCATCGATACGCCGGAAAAATACGAAGCGCACAAGCTGGCGATGGCGCAGTCGGTCTGGAAAACGCTGAAAGAGAACGACTCGGCCACCTGCCGCTCCTGCCACAGCTACGACGCCATGGACATCACCGCCCAGCGCCCTGAGGCGCGCCTGCAGCACCCGGTGGCGATCAAACAGGGCGAGACCTGCATCGACTGC of the Serratia marcescens subsp. marcescens ATCC 13880 genome contains:
- the yieE gene encoding DNA-binding transcriptional regulator YeiE; the protein is MHITLRQLEVFTEVLKSGSTTQASVVLALSQSAVSAALADLEGQLGVQLFDRVGKRLVINEHGRLLYPKALALLEQAGEIEQLFRHDGGALRIAASSTIGNYMLPEMIARYRRDFPATPLELNVGNSQDVIVAVADFRVDLGLIEGPCHMPELVTQPWLEDELVVFAAPDNPLTRQPPTLEALANAPWILRERGSGTREVLDHLLLAHLPHFQLVMELGNSEAIKHAVRHGIGISCLSRRVVAEQLASGALVELPVPLPPLRRTLYLIRHRQKHISNALQRFLSYCAL
- a CDS encoding YeiH family putative sulfate export transporter, which produces MATDTTHTYPERRFPLFGLPRLVPGLALTGALTALAVWAGDIPWVAELGLGALTLAILLGILVGNTLYPRWQTVCHGGVQLAKQRLLRLGIILYGFRLTFQQIADVGASGIIIDALTLITTFLLACWLGKKVFGIDSQTAILIGAGSSICGAAAVMATEPVLKADSSKVAVAVSTVVVFGTLAIFVYPWLYQLNEHFQWLPFSQETFGIYAGSTIHEVAQVVAAGHAIGPDAENAAVIAKMIRVMMLAPFLLLLSGYISRGSAGKAEKSAITIPWFAVLFIAVAGLNSFNLLPATLVRHLITADTWMLAMAMAALGLTTHISAVRQAGVKPILLATLLFVWLLVGGGAINQLVQHLL
- the nfo gene encoding deoxyribonuclease IV, which produces MKFVGAHVSASGGVDQAVIRAHELEATAFALFTKNQRQWKAAPLAADVIDKFKSACAQYGFGPGQILPHDSYLINLGHPVTEALEKSREAFIDELQRCEQLGLTLLNFHPGSHLLQIDEDKCLARIAESINIALDKTAGVTAVIENTAGQGSNLGFKFEHLAAIIDGVEDKSRVGVCIDTCHAFAAGYDLRTEEECERTFKQLGDIVGFNYLRGMHLNDAKSEFNSRVDRHHSLGEGNIGKTVFSYIMRDPRFDNIPLILETVNPDIWAEEIAWLKAQQ
- the fruA gene encoding PTS fructose transporter subunit IIBC encodes the protein MKTLLMVDSSLGQARGHLAKRMLEAAAAKTGLTLVESLQDAELVAVAGQAAPADAGLNGKLVYVGDVEQAVREPDAFLARARAEAETYQAPQAAAPVKADGQKRIVAITACPTGVAHTFMAAEAIESEAKKRGWWVKVETRGSVGAGNAITPEEVAAADLVIVAADIEVDLDKFAGKPMYRTSTGLALKKTAQELDKALAEAEVFQPQQRGGAAPAAKKKEGNGPYRHLLTGVSYMLPMVVAGGLCIALSFVFGIKAFEVKGTLAAALMQIGGGSAFALMVPVLAGFIAFSIADRPGLTPGLIGGMLAVSTGAGFLGGIIAGFLAGYVAKAISSKLRLPQSMEALKPILIIPLVASLITGLIMIYVVGTPVAKIMEGLTHWLQSLGTANAVLLGAILGGMMCTDMGGPVNKAAYAFGVALLSSSVYAPMAAIMAAGMVPPLAMGLATLLARRKFPKSEQEGGKAALVLGLCFITEGAIPFAARDPMRVLPCCIAGGALTGALSMAFGAKLMAPHGGLFVLLIPGAISPVLLYLVAIAAGTLLAGVAYALLKRAEVPAASVA
- the fruK gene encoding 1-phosphofructokinase, whose translation is MSRRVATITLNPAYDLVGFCPQIERGEVNRVKTAGLHAAGKGINVAKVLKDLGIDVTVGGFLGKDNQDGFQLLFSDLGIANRFQVVPGRTRINVKLTEKDGEVTDFNFSGFEVTPQDWDRFVSDSLSWLGQFDMVAVSGSLPAGVDPDAFTDWMTQLRAKCPCIIFDSSREALVAGLKASPWLVKPNRRELEIWAGRPLPTLADVVEAAHALREQGIAHVVISLGAEGALWVNASGAWIAKPPSCEVVSTVGAGDSMVGGLIYGLLMRESSEHTLRLATAVAALAVSQSNVGVTDRPQLAAMMARVDLKPFNQ
- the fruB gene encoding fused PTS fructose transporter subunit IIA/HPr protein, whose amino-acid sequence is MFQLSPQDIHLGAVADGKQEAIRLVAAALTDAGCVSAGYVDGMLQRELQTSTYLGNGIAIPHGTTDTRDLVLKTGVQVFQFPQGIAWGEGQTAYVAIGIAARSDEHLALLRQLTHVLSDDSVAERLAQTTSAEELRSLLMGEQQSAEFQFDVSLIALDVAADSLMTLQALNAGRLQKAGAVNAQFVSDVITRKPLNLGQGIWLSDSVEGNLASAATVSRPAQAFVEDGEPVALLLTVSVADAQPLAVLNYLSDLLLASKAERLLKADAAGVLALLTSEVAEESSVLSAEFVIRNEHGLHARPGTALVNVIKSFNSDITVTNLDGSGKPANGRSLMKVVALGVKKGHHLRFTANGEDAEAALKAIGEAINEGLGEGAA
- a CDS encoding nucleotide triphosphate diphosphatase NUDT15; translated protein: MNVVTGVGVIIVNPQGEILLGKRCGSHAPFWSIPGGHLDAGETFEQCAQREIAEETGLLIDPPRFVGVSNNLQTWRAEGKHTVSICLQVDHPGGNAELKEPEKCAEWRWCAPDALPEPHFEASRTAIRLWLSGQAYLPTA